TCGACCGCGAACTGGCCGAGCGCGGCCAGATCGGCATCGAGCTTCAGTTCGAGCAGACCCCAGGCATAAGGCCTCAGCGACCGCACCCGCGCGACGACCGCTGCCTCGATATGCCGATCCTGCTGCTGGAAATGCTGCGGGCGCAGGAACATGCCCTCGCGCCAGGCCACGCGGCCATTCTGTGTCATGGGATCAATCCGTCCATCTCGCGGTCTCAATGGTATCGGCCGCGGTCTTTGCGCTTGCCGTCGTCGCGCTGCGCGTCCTTGCCGCAGCTATCCGATGCGAGCCGCTTCCAGCGCCGATAGCGGCCACCCTTGCCCTCGATCCGGCCATCGTAGCGGCGCAGCGCCACGTCGCCCGATTGCCCCGCCTGCACCGAACATTCGGCGAAGACGCGGGTGATGCAGGCCGACAGCGTCGCGCGGCCGAGATGACGCCATTTGCCGTCATGCCGCCAGCAGACCTCGCCTTCCTCGGCCTCCGCCTTCGCCTTCACGGGCGGTTCGGATGCGGCGGCCTGTGCCGGCATGGCTGTCGCGGCCTGCCGTACGGCCGGCACCTTTGCCACACGCGCCGGCGCCGCGGGTCGCGCCGGATCGGCGATCGTATCGGCCACGGTGAACCAGGCGACGCGCGTCGACCATTGCTGCGCGGTCGCCGCGCGATCGAGCGCCTGCAGCCATGCCTGTCCGGGCAGCATCCCGCCGCTGCGGGTCGCCCCCAGATCGGGCGCGCCATTGGCCTCGATCAGCGCCACGCCGTTGGCCCCGAGCATCGGCTCGCACAAGGTCACGCGCACGCGCCCGTCGGGCAGGCGACCGACGCGGTCCGGATGCGTGCGCGCTTGCGCCTCGAGGTCGGCGCGGTTGCGGCTGATCACACGCGCCTGCCCGGTCGGCTGGATCGCCAGCAGCGCGAAATCGCGCGTCGGATCGGGCTGTGCCAGCGTGATCACCGGGCGCGCCTGCGATCCCGGTGGGCAGCCCGGCGCCTCGTTGCTGCGCTCGAAACTCGGCTGCTCCGGCTGCAGCGGGGACGGGCCGTCGCTCTCGATCGCACGGAAGCGGCGCAACCCGTCCACGGCCGCGCATTGGCGCGGGTCGAGCGGCATGATCCTGCTGCCGTCGGGCAGGCCCGGCAGCGCGCCGGATCCGGCCTTCGCAAAGGCCGCCGATGCCGCGGCCGCCGGGTCTGCCGCCACGCCGTTCAGCACGGGCGCCGCGCCGTCTTCATCCGACCAGCTCAGCCAGGAACAGGCAACGTCCGGATAGGCGAGAGCGACATGGCTGATCCCCGCCGCCTGAACGGGGGCGGTCACCTCCGGGCTCGCCTCCGGCTCGGGCACGCCCCTGTCGCCGCGGGTGGCACCCCACGCGAGCAGCCCCAGTGCCAGGGGAGCAGCCAGCAGCGGAGCGCGGCGATGCCAGCGCCGCGCCGGCTTTCGGCCGGTGATGGGCGGCCGGGGCGGCACGGGGGGGGCCGGCGGGGGTGTCGCGGGCGCCGGTGCGGGTGCGAACTGGGTCTTTTCGGGGGCAGCAGGCGCCGGTGGCGGCATGGTCGCCGGTCGCGCGCCCAATCCCAGTCGGCGGCGCCAGTCGGTGCGCGTCGGCGCCGGCGCCAGCCCGGTCACGTCGATCGCATCAAGCGCCTTCAGCACATCGTGCATCGATCGCGTCCGCCGCTTCGGATCGGGCGCCAGCATGCAGCTCAGCATCGGGCGGAGCGGATCGGGAATGCCGGCAAGGTTGGGCACGTTGCGCCGGCGGTCGATCGCCTCGGCCAATGAGCTGCCCATGTCCGCCGCCTCGCCGCGCGCATAGGCAAGCAGCACCAGCGCCATGCTGTAGACGTCGGTCCAGGGCCCGATATCCCTGCCGAAGTTCCCGAACTGCTCGGGCGCGACATAGCCGATCTTGCCTGCGAACCCGTCGCCGATCACGGTCTCGCTGCCGATCGCGAGGCTCTTGGCGATGCCGAAATCGATGATCTTGGCGGCACCGATCCCGGCCTCCGGGATCAGGATATTGTCGGGCGAGATATCCCGATGGATCGCGCCGGAATCATTGGCCACCGCCAGCGCTTGCGCCATCCGCCGCCCCAGCGCGACGACGTCCGCGAGCGTTGCCGGCTTGCGAACGAGCAGCGACGAGAGTGGTCGGCCATCGATGAAATCTGTGACGATATAGGTCGCATCATAGGCGGGGTCGCGCGCCAGGACGCGATACTGCACGATCGCGGGATGCGACAATTGGGTCAGGATCCGCGCTTCCTTGCGGAACATCGTCTGGACGCGTGGATCGCTCGCAAGATGGCGGTGGACGACCTTGATCGCGACGCGCTCGTCGGTTTCCACGTTCACGCCGGCGAACACCTGCCCCATCCCGCCCCGCGCGACCGGCCGCTCGACACGGTAAATGCCGTTGAGCACGACGCCGGCGGTAATCGGTCGCGCCTCGCTATCGCCCGCCGCCGCCGTCGCGCCGGGATAGGAACCGCCCGGATCCGAGACCTGCGGCAGCGAACCGGGGCTGAACCGCAGTTCCGTCGCCGGCGCCTCATCATCCTCGCCGGTCATTCCGCGGCGTCCAGCAGCGGCGCAGAGGCGGGCCGGCCGATGCGATAGGCGAAGCGATCCTCGTCGACGCCGACGCGCAACGCGGCGATCGCATCACCCTCTGCCTGATGCGTCAGGAACAGCCGCGCGATATCGGGCAGCAGCTGGTTGGTCAGGATCGCATCGATGATCCGCCCGCCCGATGCCGGCTCGGTGCAACGCGCAGCGACGAAATCGATCACGCTGTCGTCATAGTCCAGCGCGACGCCATGCGTGTCGGCGACCCGCCGGCGAATGCGTTCCAGCTTCAGCCGCACGATCCGGTCGAGCATCTCGCCCGACAATGGTCGATAGGGCAGCACGATCAGCCGGCCGAGCAGCGCCGGCGGGAACGTCTGAAGCAGCGCCGGGCGGATGGCGCCGGCCAGTTCCTCGGGCTCGCGCGCCACCTCGCCATTGCCGGTCAGCGTCGCGATCACATCGGTGCCGACGTTGGAGGTGAGCAGGATCAGCGTGTTGCGGAAGTCGATATGCCGGCCTTCCGAGTCCTCCATATAGCCCTTGTCGAACACCTGGAAGAACATCTCGTGGACGTCGGGATGCGCCTTCTCGACCTCGTCGAGCAGCACGACCGAATAGGGCCGCCGCCTGACCGCCTCGGTCAGCACCCCGCCCTGGCCGTAACCGACGTAGCCGGCCGGCGCGCCCTTCAATGTCGAGACGGTATGCGCCTCCTGGAACTCGCTCATGTTGATGACGATCAGGCTGTTCTCGTCCGAGTGGAGCAGCTCGGCGAGCGCATGCGCGGTCTCGGTCTTGCCGACGCCCGAGGGGCCGCACAGCATGAACACGCCCACCGGCTTCTCGGGATCGTCCAGCCCGGCGCGGCTTGTCTGGATGCGCCGCGCGATCATCTCCAGCGCGCCATCCTGTCCGACCACGCGCTGGCGGAGCCGATCCGCGAGCGCGAGCGTCGCGCCGATATCGTCCTTCACCATCCTGCCCATCGGAATGCCGGTCCAGTCCTGCACCACCGCGGCGATGGCCGCGGCATCGACTTCCCCGAACACCAGCGGGGCATCCCCCTGAAGCGTGCGCAGCGCGGCGATGGCGGCGTCGAACGCCGCGCCGTCGTCGCTTCCGGCGTCCGCCGTCCGCGCCGTGCGGACTGCGGAGATCAGCCGCTTCTCCTCGGCCCAGCGCGCCTCGATCGCGGCCAGCGCCGCCGCTTCGCCCTCGCGTTCCGCCTCCAGATCGACAATCGTCGCGCCGTCCGAATAGCGCCCGGCCGCCTCGCGCCGCGCCGCTTCGAGTTCGACATCGAGCAGTTCGATGCGGCGGCGGCGATTCTCGACCGGCGCCGGCGTGCCATGATGAGAGACGGCGACGCGCGCCGCCGCGGTATCAAGCAGGCTCACCGCCTTGTCCGGAAGCTGCCGCGCATGGATATAGCGCTGCGACAGGCGAACCGCGGCCTCGAGCGCTTCGCCCAGGATCAGCACGCCATGATGGGCTTCCATCACCGGCCGGACGGACCGGAGCATGGCGATTGCGGTGTCGGTATCGGGCTCTCCGACATGAACCGGCTGGAACCGGCGGGTGAGCGCGGGATCCTTCTCGAAATATTGGCGATATTCCGCCCAGGTGGTCGCCGCGATCGTGCGCAGCCGGCCGCGCGCGAGCGCCGGCTTCAGCAGGTTCGCGGCATCGCCGGTGCCCGCCTGCCCGCCCGCGCCGATCAGCGTATGCGCCTCGTCGACGAACAGGATGATCGGCTGCGCAGCCGCCTCCACCTCGTCGATCACCTGGCGCAGCCTTTTCTCGAACTCGCCCTTCACGCCGGCCCCGGCGGAAAGCAGCCCGATGTCGAGCGCGCGCAGCGCGACGTCCACCAGCGGCGGCGGTACGTCGCCATCGGCGATGCGCCGGGCCAGCCCCTCGACGACCGCGGTCTTGCCCACGCCGGCCTCGCCGGTGAGGATCGGGTTGTTCTGGCGGCGGCGCAGCAGGATATCGATCATCTGCCGGATCTCGGCATCGCGGCCGATCACCGCATCGATCTCGCCGCGCCGCGCCTTGGCGGTCAGATCGATCGAGAAACGCTCCAGCGCCTCGCCCACCGCCAGGGGCTGTGGTGGGCCGTCGCCGATCGCCGCGGCCGGCGCGTGCTGCTCGCTCGATCCCTTGACGATGGCGTCGAACTGCTGCTCCAGCCGCTCGGCAACGATCGCGCGGAACGCCGAGGAGATGGCGAACAGCGCGTTGCGCAAGGTCGGCGTGGTCAGCATTGCCAGCAGCAGTTGGCCGGTGCGGACACGCCCTTCGCCGAACCGCAGCGACGCGATCAGCCAGCCCTTTTCGATCGCTTCCTCGATCTGTGGCGAGAAATCGCTGATCGCGGTCGCACCGCGCGGCAGCATGTCCATCGCACGGACGAGATCTGCCGCCAGAACGGTCTCCGCAACACCGAAATGCGCGCGGATCAGCGCCACATCGTTCTGCTGGTCCTGCAGCAGCAACTGCAGCCAGTGGACGAGTTCGACATAGGGGTTGCCACGCATGCGGCAGAACGCAGTCGCGCTTTCGATCGACTTGAGCGCGGTGGGGTTGAGCCGCCCGAACAGGGCGGACCGGCTGATGCCCGTCATTGCTGTATCTCCTGCATGGCCGATGCACCTGATCGGGCGCGGCCGCGTAATCTGGTATCGGTGCGGATGCGTGACGCGCGCTGGTCCGGCGCCAGCCAGCTGGTCCAGCCGAGCGCGCCGCGGCCGCCCAGCCGTGCGGGCGGCGCCAGCGCCTCCGGCAGGGCGAGCTCGATCTCCCATTCGAGGTGCGGAGGCGCGAACGCCGCCAGCGCCTCGCCGACCGCGGCGAAGCGCCGGCCTCCAGGCAGCAGCGCCTCATAGTCGCGCAGGCCGGCCAGCGTGATGGTGACGCGAAACGCAGCATCCGCCATCGCGACGCGCCCGCCAGCGACCGCATCCTGCCCGAGCATCGCGAAACCCTGCCCCAGACGCGTGCGATCGGCGGCTTCGATGGACCGCCAGCGCGGCACATATTCGGTCAGGCGGACCGGCGCGCGCAGCAGGTGGGCAAGCGCATCCTCCAGCGCCACCGCGCTGCGGCGGCCGACATAGAGCGCAGCGTAGCGCAGCCGCGCCGCTGCCGGCAGCGCCGCATCCGCCGGCACGCCGACCACGGCACCCGTCAGGTCGCCAAGCATCACGGTCAGCCGGTCGTCCGCGGGGCGATCGGCGCTGACATGCGGCACCGCCGCCGCCCAGGCGCGGTAGAAGAATTGCAGCATCCGGCCGGCGAGCAGATCGAGGAAATCGCCGAACGGCCGGCTGGCGGCGTAACGCTGCTCATAGGATGCGAATTCGGTGAGGTGGAGCGGCATCGGCCCCATCGGTCCGGTGAGCCCGAGCCAGTGGCCATCGACCCGGCCCCGCCCCTGCGCCACGCTGATCGCCTGCACCGACGCCGCGGGGAAGGCGAGCGCGGGCGGTTGCCGCAAGGTGACCAGATCCTGCGCCGGCAGCCGCGCCTCACCGATGCGCGGCTGCCCCGGCGCGCGTGCCTCGGTACCGCGCAGCAGCGCGAAGGGCGCGTAACGCGCCGCCGCATCTGCCGCCCGCGCGAGAAAGCTCAGATGGGGCGGCGACGGCTCAGGCGCGCTGGCCATTGCACGAACCTCCCTTCATGAACGCTCTCGAATGCGGTCTCGGTAAAGCTGTTGACCGCGGCGAATTCTGCAAGGAAACGCTCGACGACCGCGCCGAACAGAAACATGCGCGCCTCATCGAAACTCGCATCGTCCAGCCGGATGAGCACCCCCTCCCCGTTGACGAACCCCTTGGCGGCGCCGGGGGCGCGGCGCATGACCGGCCGCGCATGGATGGCGAGGACGCCATCGATCTGACGCCGATGCGCCGCTTCCTCGGGCCGCGCATAGAGCGCCAGATGCTCGCGCAGCGCAGCAGCGTCGCCATCCGCGCCGATCAGCGCGCTGTAATTGGGCGTCAGATGCGCGATGACGCGCCAGGCGGCATCGCCGATCGCCAGAGGCGGCCGCGGTCGGGTCGGCTGCACGATCGCGCGCACCGCGCGCACGGGCACGCCATGGACATGAAAATCGGTGGCGCCGCCGAGCCGCAACCGCAGCGGCAGTTCCCGGTTGGTCACCAGCGCCCGCACCGCCAGCTCGCGCACGCCGTCCAGCGCCTGCGGATCGCCGGGTGCCGTCAGCCCGATCCAGCTTTCCGTGCCGAGATAGTCCGTGCGGCGGCGCGCGCGCTGCTCTCGCGTCGACAGCCGGCGATGGCGCAACCGCACGGTGTATGACAGCGCATGATCCCAGTCGTGCAACAGACCGGCGCGATCGTGCAGCGGCGCAACGGGACGGCCATCGGCCCCATCCTCGCCATGCGCGGTGACCGTGAGGATGCGGAACAGCTCATAATCCAGCGGGCGGGCGCGGTCGGCGATGAGCTGCCATTCATGGTCGAAGCCGCTGACGGCGACGCGATCGAGCTGCTTTTCGAAAAGGTTGATCGCCGGCGTCGCGAACAGCCGGAAATTGCCGGCATGAACCGCGCCTGCCAGTGCCGGCACGGCGCGGCGGAAAAACAGCACCACGTCGCAGCGATCGGTGCAGCCTGCAAAGGCCCTCGCCAGCCCTTGGAGACCGACGAAGTGGAAGCGCTGCGGCATCGCGAAATATTCGGACAGCAGCCGATAGCCGCGGAACGATGGCAGGCTCGCGGGGAGCAGCGCATCATCGTCGTCGAAACCGATCTGCACGGGCAGCGGCAACGCCGCCGGCGTCACCCCGTCAGGCGGACCGGCCGAGACGGCAACGCAATCGCCGATCAGCTGACGATACAGCTCACCCGGCACGATTTCGGCGCCGTCTAGGTGGATCGGGAGCGACCCGGGGGCGAGGTCGCGCAGGCTGGCACCTGCCTGCGCCTCGATGCGCAGCCGCAGCCCGGCGCGCGCATCGGCGGGAATAGCCGGATACAGGCCCGAAAGGCTTGCCGGCGTCGGCAGATATTCCGCCTCGACGATCCGGAACGGCCAAAGGGTGACGGGGTGCGCGGTGCGGAAGGCGACGCGCGTCGCCCCCTCATCCCCCGCCACCGCCTCGAGCAGCGTACCGCGCTCGATCGCGACGCCCTCGCCAAGCGCGGCTTCGCCCTCGCGCGGCTCGAAAGCCACCACGCACATCGACGGCGTCGGCGCGACATAATGCGGCTGCAGCGCCGAAAGCAGATATTGGGTGAATTGCGGGAACTGGTCGTCCAGCTTCAGCCTGACGCGCGCGCCAAGAAACGCCACGCCTTCGAGCAGCCGTTCGACATGGGGGTCGGGTTCGCCCGGCGCGTCGAGGCCCAGGCGACCGGCAACCGCCGCATGCTCGATGCCGAACGCGCGCGCGGACTCCCGCAGATAGAGCAGTTCGTCATTATAGGCGCGGAGCAGCCGGGGATCCATCACGCCCCCGACAAGGCGACGGCACCGGTGTCGATCTCGACATCGGTGCGGACCTCGACATCCATTGCCGCAACCGCGGCACTGATGTCGCCCCGGATGACGAAGGACACCACATTGGGCCGGGCATCTTCCTGCGCTGGCTGAACCGTGACGCTGTCGGTGGCGATCCGCGGCTCGAAGAGCTGCACCGCGCGCCGCATCTCGTGCGCGCGATCGTCGATCGCCTGGCGATGAAGCAGCTTGCCGGAAAGATCCCCCAGGCCATAATTGAGCACTGAACTCGCCACGGCGGTGCAGTCGTCCAGGCTCTGCGCCGCGGCGAAGTTGGTCGTGTTGAGCAGCCAGTGCAATTCCCGCAACACGGTGGCGCGCAGCGCTGCCTCGTTGAACCGCTCCAGTCGCGGCGCGCTGTAGACGCGCAGGTTGGAACGATCGAGCGCGGCGCCGGCAGCCTCCGCTTCGCTGCCGCCGTCAAGCACGATGCCGGCGGCAAGCTTGTCGAACAGGGTCGGATTGAAGCGGCTGGCCATGTCGTGAATGTCGGCGCGGCGGGCTGCACGACGATTTCGCCGGGCCCGCGCTGTGTTACGATTGTCGCAACCGACGCCGTCAGGCGAGCGCGCCGCTCGCGAGACTGAGATGGAAGCCGAGCAGGATGAGGACCATGCCGGTAACGCGATCGAGACCCGCCATCACCTGCGGGCGTTGCAAGGCCGGGCGGATCAGGCCGGTCGCCACCGCAAGGAGGACGAACCAACTCGTGGCGAGCCCGACATGGGCAAGCGCGAGGGTGAAGGCGGAATCGCCCGCGCCCGCGCCCTCCGGCACGAATTGCGGCAATAATGTCAGGTAGAACAGGCCAACCTTGGGGTTCAGGATGTTGGTCGTGAAACCGCGGCCTGCGGCTTGGGCCAGCGTCGGCGCTTGCGGCGCGGCGGCACCCGCCATGGAGAAGGCGCGGCGCGGCGCCAGCAGCAGGTTCACGCCGAGCCAGCCGAGATAGGCGGCCCCTACCCATTTGAGCGTGACGAACAGTATCGGGAACGCTGCGAACAGCGTGCCGACGCCGAATGCCGCCGCGCTGCCCCAGCACAGGCAGCCGATGCCGATGCCCAGTGCCGCGGCGGCACCATGCCTGGCCCCCTCGACCGCGGCGGTGCGCAGCACCATCGCGGTGTCGAGTCCAGGCGCCATGGTAAGGATCGTCGCCGTTCCCAGGAAGGCGAGGAGCGTATCCGAATTCATTTTGGGTCTCATCCAGCCAGCACCCGAAGTCCGGTCGCCGAAAATGCGCCGCGGCTGCTGCATGTTGCGACCGGGCATCTGACGATCTCGCGTTGCGGTACAGCTTCAGTCGTCGCGGCTGCATGTTTCATCTGTAACCTTCGCAGCGCATGCGGTTCATGACGTTCGTAATCGTCACCATGGTCGATGGCACAGAAATGTAGCGGCGCCGACTTAACCCCGCCGGCAGAATCGCGGCACCGTTCTCGATGACCCGAGCGATGGCGTGCGTCCCTTCAAGATGAGTATGCGTAAATGAAGATCATCATCGCGGCCACACCCGCCACAGGGCATCTCAACCCCGTACTCGGCGTCGCCCGAACGCTGATCGATCGTGGACATGAGGTTCATGTCTTCACCGGTCAGCTATTCCGCGCGCGCGTCGAGAGCGTCGGCGCACGATTGCATCCCCTCCCCGCGTCCGCCGAATTCGACGCGCTGGATCTCGACAGCAGCTTTCCCGGCCGCGCCGGCCTAACCGGCATGGATATCTTGAATTTCGACTTCAAGCACATCTTCTTCGGCAACCTCGCCGCGCAGTATCGGGGCCTTCAGGCGCTGATCGCCGAGATCGAGCCCGACGCGATCATCGCCGACGCCTTCTTCTTCGGGATCGTGCCGCTGATGCTCCAGCCGCGCGCCAACCGCCCGGTCATCGCCATCTGCGGCGTCACCTTCCTGGGGCTGCCCCGTGCGGACGGGCTGCCGCACGGTCCCGGCCTGCCATTCCTCGACGCGGACGAGCGGCCGGCCCAGGCGGCCGAGATGCGCGCCGGTGCCGAGGCCGCGATGCGTCCCATCCAGGACATGTATGAGGCGGCGCTGCGCGACGTCGGCGTCGAGCCGGTCGGCACTGCGCTGGGCGTAACCACCAGCCATGCCGACATTTTCTGGCAAGGCGGCGTCCCCGAGTTCGAATATCCCCAGACGGACCTGCCGCCGCATGTGAGCTTTGCCGGGCTCTGGCCGGCGACGCCCGCGCCGGCGCCCTTGCCGGACTGGGCGCTGGATCTCGACACCGGGCGCCGCGTCGTGTTCGTCACGCAGGGGACGGTGGCCAATGGCGATCTCGACAAGCTCGTGCTGCCGACGATGCGCGCGCTTGCAGACCGGGACGATCTGCTGGTGATCGGAACCGCCGGCGGCCGCGATCCGGGCGATCTGGCCGACAGCATCCCCGCCAATGCCCGTCTTGCGGCCTATCTGCCGCTCGACTGGCTGCTGCCGCGCGTCGATGCGATGGTGACCAATGGCGGCTTCGGCACGGTCATCCAGGCGCTCGCCGCGGGCGTTCCGCTGGTCGTCGCGGGCGCCACGGAAGACAAGCCGGAGGTGGCGGCGCGCGTCGACCGCTCGGGTGCGGGCATCGACCTGCGAACCGAACGTCCCGACGAGACGATGCTTCGGTCCGCAATCAGCGCATTGCTGGACGCGCCCAAGCATCGCGCCGCCGCATCGAGGCTGCGTGATGCCTTCGCGCGTCATGACGCCGGCCGGATCATCGCCGGGCAGTTGCACCAGGCGGTGGCAGCGCGGCACGGTTCCGACCGACAGGAACCCATCGCCGCCGAGTGAAGCGTGCTATAATTTTTCAATCTTGGCGCTTCGGGGTCGGCAAGGGCCAATCCTCTGCCTATCTTTCCATTCGAATTCAGCAGCGAGAACAAAGTCATGGCGAGCGTACCAACCGCGCCAGAACCCGGCACCTTGCAGTTCGGACGCGTTCTGGTGATCGACGACGATCCAGCGATGCGTGAGATGATCGCAACCTTCCTCAGCCGCCACAATGCGTCGGCCGTGGGGTTGGGCGATCCCGACCATGTCGTTCAGCAGATCGATGGCGGCGGTTTCAACCTGGTGATTCTCGACGTCCAGCTCGGCGACAAGGACGGGTTCGACGTTCTGCGCCGCATCCGCGAGCGATCCGACATCCCCGTCATCATCATCACCGGCCAGCGGCAGGACGAGATCGATCGCATCATCGGCCTGGAGCTGGGCGCGGACGATTATCTGACCAAGCCGTTCAGCCTGCACGAACTGCTGGCACGCGCCCGCGCCACGTTGCGCCGCCAGGAAGTGGGCCGGCAATCTCAGCGGCTTCCGGTGCAAAGGGGCGGCTATCGCTTCAACGGCTGGACGGTGCACCGCAAGACGCGCTCGCTGACGGATGCTGCGGGTCAGGACGTTCCGCTCACCAAGGGCGAATATGCGCTGCTGGTAGCCTTTCTCGATGCGCCCAATCGCGTGCTGTCGCGCGAGCATCTGTTGCAGGCGACGCGTACGCATGAGGACATCTACGATCGCAGCATCGATGTGCAGGTGCTGCGGCTCCGGCGCAAGCTGGAGCGCGATCCCGCCAATCCGGCGTTGATCCGTACCGAACGGGGGGTGGGCTATATCTTCGATGCCGTGGTCGAACAATTCTTCTGAGCCCGCTCGCCGGGCCCGCCGCCTGGCGGGCCTGCTCGCCTTCCGGCGCCGCCCGGCACGTCCGGGCGAGACCCCGCGTGACATCCGCTTCGGCCTTCCCCTGTTGCTGGTCGGCTGCGCGTTGCTGTCGCTCGCGCCGCTGCTGTCTCAGCCCGACAGGTTCATGCCAGAGCCGCTTGCCGCGATGCCGCGATGGAGCGACGAACCGATCCAGCCCATCCTGACGCCTCCCGTCGGCGATCCCAAGCGGGTCGCGCTCGGCCGCGACCTGTTCAACGATGGGCGGCTGTCGGGTTCGGGCAAGCTGCCCTGCGCTGCCTGCCATGACGTCGCCGCCAACGGATCCCTGCCCGGGCGCGGCAGCATGAGTCTGGACAATCCGACGGTGTTCAACACCGGCCTGAGCTTCCGGCTCGGCTGGCAAGGCAGAGACAGAACGCTGGAAGACCAGGCGCTCGCCACGTTGAAGACGCCTGCCATCGCGCATGGCGTGCCGCTGGAGCGGATGATTGCCCGGCTCCGCAATGACGCCGAACTGATGGAGCGCGCGCGCGCTGTCTATGGCCGCGATCTCGATCAGGCTGCGGTGGT
The window above is part of the Sphingomonas sanxanigenens DSM 19645 = NX02 genome. Proteins encoded here:
- a CDS encoding serine/threonine-protein kinase; translated protein: MTGEDDEAPATELRFSPGSLPQVSDPGGSYPGATAAAGDSEARPITAGVVLNGIYRVERPVARGGMGQVFAGVNVETDERVAIKVVHRHLASDPRVQTMFRKEARILTQLSHPAIVQYRVLARDPAYDATYIVTDFIDGRPLSSLLVRKPATLADVVALGRRMAQALAVANDSGAIHRDISPDNILIPEAGIGAAKIIDFGIAKSLAIGSETVIGDGFAGKIGYVAPEQFGNFGRDIGPWTDVYSMALVLLAYARGEAADMGSSLAEAIDRRRNVPNLAGIPDPLRPMLSCMLAPDPKRRTRSMHDVLKALDAIDVTGLAPAPTRTDWRRRLGLGARPATMPPPAPAAPEKTQFAPAPAPATPPPAPPVPPRPPITGRKPARRWHRRAPLLAAPLALGLLAWGATRGDRGVPEPEASPEVTAPVQAAGISHVALAYPDVACSWLSWSDEDGAAPVLNGVAADPAAAASAAFAKAGSGALPGLPDGSRIMPLDPRQCAAVDGLRRFRAIESDGPSPLQPEQPSFERSNEAPGCPPGSQARPVITLAQPDPTRDFALLAIQPTGQARVISRNRADLEAQARTHPDRVGRLPDGRVRVTLCEPMLGANGVALIEANGAPDLGATRSGGMLPGQAWLQALDRAATAQQWSTRVAWFTVADTIADPARPAAPARVAKVPAVRQAATAMPAQAAASEPPVKAKAEAEEGEVCWRHDGKWRHLGRATLSACITRVFAECSVQAGQSGDVALRRYDGRIEGKGGRYRRWKRLASDSCGKDAQRDDGKRKDRGRYH
- the tssG gene encoding type VI secretion system baseplate subunit TssG; this encodes MASAPEPSPPHLSFLARAADAAARYAPFALLRGTEARAPGQPRIGEARLPAQDLVTLRQPPALAFPAASVQAISVAQGRGRVDGHWLGLTGPMGPMPLHLTEFASYEQRYAASRPFGDFLDLLAGRMLQFFYRAWAAAVPHVSADRPADDRLTVMLGDLTGAVVGVPADAALPAAARLRYAALYVGRRSAVALEDALAHLLRAPVRLTEYVPRWRSIEAADRTRLGQGFAMLGQDAVAGGRVAMADAAFRVTITLAGLRDYEALLPGGRRFAAVGEALAAFAPPHLEWEIELALPEALAPPARLGGRGALGWTSWLAPDQRASRIRTDTRLRGRARSGASAMQEIQQ
- a CDS encoding LysE family translocator produces the protein MNSDTLLAFLGTATILTMAPGLDTAMVLRTAAVEGARHGAAAALGIGIGCLCWGSAAAFGVGTLFAAFPILFVTLKWVGAAYLGWLGVNLLLAPRRAFSMAGAAAPQAPTLAQAAGRGFTTNILNPKVGLFYLTLLPQFVPEGAGAGDSAFTLALAHVGLATSWFVLLAVATGLIRPALQRPQVMAGLDRVTGMVLILLGFHLSLASGALA
- the tssF gene encoding type VI secretion system baseplate subunit TssF, whose amino-acid sequence is MDPRLLRAYNDELLYLRESARAFGIEHAAVAGRLGLDAPGEPDPHVERLLEGVAFLGARVRLKLDDQFPQFTQYLLSALQPHYVAPTPSMCVVAFEPREGEAALGEGVAIERGTLLEAVAGDEGATRVAFRTAHPVTLWPFRIVEAEYLPTPASLSGLYPAIPADARAGLRLRIEAQAGASLRDLAPGSLPIHLDGAEIVPGELYRQLIGDCVAVSAGPPDGVTPAALPLPVQIGFDDDDALLPASLPSFRGYRLLSEYFAMPQRFHFVGLQGLARAFAGCTDRCDVVLFFRRAVPALAGAVHAGNFRLFATPAINLFEKQLDRVAVSGFDHEWQLIADRARPLDYELFRILTVTAHGEDGADGRPVAPLHDRAGLLHDWDHALSYTVRLRHRRLSTREQRARRRTDYLGTESWIGLTAPGDPQALDGVRELAVRALVTNRELPLRLRLGGATDFHVHGVPVRAVRAIVQPTRPRPPLAIGDAAWRVIAHLTPNYSALIGADGDAAALREHLALYARPEEAAHRRQIDGVLAIHARPVMRRAPGAAKGFVNGEGVLIRLDDASFDEARMFLFGAVVERFLAEFAAVNSFTETAFESVHEGRFVQWPARLSRRRPI
- the tssE gene encoding type VI secretion system baseplate subunit TssE, which gives rise to MASRFNPTLFDKLAAGIVLDGGSEAEAAGAALDRSNLRVYSAPRLERFNEAALRATVLRELHWLLNTTNFAAAQSLDDCTAVASSVLNYGLGDLSGKLLHRQAIDDRAHEMRRAVQLFEPRIATDSVTVQPAQEDARPNVVSFVIRGDISAAVAAMDVEVRTDVEIDTGAVALSGA
- the tssH gene encoding type VI secretion system ATPase TssH, giving the protein MTGISRSALFGRLNPTALKSIESATAFCRMRGNPYVELVHWLQLLLQDQQNDVALIRAHFGVAETVLAADLVRAMDMLPRGATAISDFSPQIEEAIEKGWLIASLRFGEGRVRTGQLLLAMLTTPTLRNALFAISSAFRAIVAERLEQQFDAIVKGSSEQHAPAAAIGDGPPQPLAVGEALERFSIDLTAKARRGEIDAVIGRDAEIRQMIDILLRRRQNNPILTGEAGVGKTAVVEGLARRIADGDVPPPLVDVALRALDIGLLSAGAGVKGEFEKRLRQVIDEVEAAAQPIILFVDEAHTLIGAGGQAGTGDAANLLKPALARGRLRTIAATTWAEYRQYFEKDPALTRRFQPVHVGEPDTDTAIAMLRSVRPVMEAHHGVLILGEALEAAVRLSQRYIHARQLPDKAVSLLDTAAARVAVSHHGTPAPVENRRRRIELLDVELEAARREAAGRYSDGATIVDLEAEREGEAAALAAIEARWAEEKRLISAVRTARTADAGSDDGAAFDAAIAALRTLQGDAPLVFGEVDAAAIAAVVQDWTGIPMGRMVKDDIGATLALADRLRQRVVGQDGALEMIARRIQTSRAGLDDPEKPVGVFMLCGPSGVGKTETAHALAELLHSDENSLIVINMSEFQEAHTVSTLKGAPAGYVGYGQGGVLTEAVRRRPYSVVLLDEVEKAHPDVHEMFFQVFDKGYMEDSEGRHIDFRNTLILLTSNVGTDVIATLTGNGEVAREPEELAGAIRPALLQTFPPALLGRLIVLPYRPLSGEMLDRIVRLKLERIRRRVADTHGVALDYDDSVIDFVAARCTEPASGGRIIDAILTNQLLPDIARLFLTHQAEGDAIAALRVGVDEDRFAYRIGRPASAPLLDAAE